GGCAGCGCAGGAAGGAACCCTGGGCCAGGTCGTAGGGGCGCTCGACGAACGCGGTGACGGCGGCGTCGACCTCGGTGTCGTCGCGGCCGGTCAGGTCCTCCTCGGTGAAGTCGACCCGGGCGCCGGTGGTGACGCGCTGGACGAGTCGCTCCCCGTCCTGGAGGACGGCCGTGCGCAGCACGGGGTGGGTGTCGAGGACGGCCTGCAGCGCGGTGCGCAGGGCCGGCGCGTCCAGCGGTCCGCTGACGCGGGCCGCGAAGCAGAGGTGGTAGGCGGGGCTGCCGGGGTGCATCTGCTCGAACAGCCACAGGGCGCGCTGGCCCTCGGACACCGGGTGGGTGGTGGGCGGGGCGGCGGCGGGCCGGGCGGCGGCCCGGCGCAGCAGCTCGGCGCGGAGAAGGGCGCGTCGCTCGTCCGGGGTGGCGGCGGCGGTGCCCGTCGCGGGCGGGGCCTGGTGTGTCGTCATATCTCGCCCGCTGCGTCACCGGCCAGTCGGCCGAGCAGCGAGTCCACCTCCTCCGGGGAGAGCGCGTCGAGGTCGGCGAGGAGCCGCTCGATGTCCGCGGGGTCGTCGAGGTCGGGCAGTCCCGGGCCGTGGCCGGGTTCCCGCTGGTCGTGTGTCGTGCCGGGCGTCGGCTGCGGTGCGAGCCCGTCGGCGATGTCGGCGGCGAGGTCCGCGGCCGTGGCGCCGCGCAGGATGCGGACGAGTCCGATCTCGACGCCGAAGTCGGCTTCGAGGGTGCGTCGCAGCTCCAGGCCCATCACCGAGTCCATGCCGAGCTTGCTCAGGGGCCGCTGGGCCGGGATCCGGTCGACGGTGGTGCGCAGCGCGGCGGCGGCGACCCGGCGCACCCGCTCGGTGAGCAGGGCGACACGGGTGGCGGGGTCGGCGGCCGCGAGCGTGCTCGGGTCGACCTTCTCCTCCGTGTCCTGCCGCGCGGCGGAGGGTGCCTCTTCCGTCGGGCTGCCGCCGGGCGTCCGGTCGCGCCAGGCGGACCGCGCGATGCGCAGGAGGGGGCCGCCGTCCTCGGCCATGACCGTGGTCGTCGCGGTGCCGTCCCCGGTCCGGGCGATGTGCACCCAGCGGGGCCCGGCCTCGGTGTCGTACGGCTCGATGCCCCGGGCGGAGAGCGGCGCGTGGGCACCGAGTACGGCGGCGGTGATCCGGAAGGCCACGTCGAGCGCGGAGCGCCGCCCGGGGGCGATGCCCCGGCGCAGCCGTACGAGGACCTCGTCCCCGGCGTGCCAGGCGGTGTCGGCGGCGGTGTCGGCCACGGTGCGCGGGGTGGTGCAGCGTCCGGTCAGCTCGGCGAGGTCCGGCGGTCCTGCGTCCGCCGGGGCGGGCGCCTCGTGCCGTGCGGTGAGCAGCCGGGTCCAGCCGGATCCGGTGGTGCGGCCGTACGCGGCGACGGTGGCGGCGCCCGGGGCGACGGGCCCTGCGACGACGGACGCCTCCGCGGGCGCCAGGTCCTCGGTCGTGTCCCAGTCGACCGAGACGCTCCGCCGCTCCGGGTCCGCCGGTGCCGTCGCCCCGCCCGCCGTTTCGAGGGCGGTCATGGCGGTGGCCGTGACGCCGGCGGCGAACTGGGCGGCCCGTCCGCGCAGGGCGATACGGGGGGCCTCGGTGCCGGCCGCCGCGAGGAACCGGACCTTGCCCGCGCCGTGCGTCCGGGCCGCGCCGGTCCGGCGCAGTTCCCACACGGTCCGCAGGACGTTCTCCTGTTCGCCCTCGCCGCGCCGCAGCGTGGGCAGGACGAGGGGGTCGACGCCCCGTGCCGTGCAGCACTCGGTGAGCGAGGGTGACAGGGTCGGGTGCGCGCCGACCTCGACGAAGGTGCGGCAGCCGAGGTCGACGAGGGTGTCGACGGCCTGGACGAAGCGGACGGGGCGGCGCAGGTTGTCGGCCCAGTAGGCGTGGTCGAGGGCCGGGCCCTCGACGACCTCGCCGGTCACCGTGGAGACGAGGGTGGCGGTGGTGGCGCGCGGCCGGATGCCCGGCGCCGCCGCGGCGAACTCCTCGCGCAGGGGCTCGAGGAAGCGGCTGTGGAAGGCGATGTCGCCCGGCAGCAGCCGGCCGAACACCTCCTGCGCGGCCAGCTCGTCGACCATGGCCCGCACGGTCGCGGCCTCTCCCGCGACGAGGGTGGAGCCGGGCGCGTTCCAGGCGGCGATGTCCGCTCCGCCGCCGTGGCGGGCGATGAGCGCCGCGGCCGTCTCGGCGTCGACGCCGAGGAGCGCGGTGCGTCCGGTGCCCACGGCCCGGCGCATGAGTTCGCCGCGGAGCCTGGCCAGGCGCAGCGCGTCGGCCAGGTCCAGGGCTCCGGCGGCGGCAGCGGCGGCGATCTCGCCGAGGCTGTGGCCGACGAAGACGTCGGCGACGACGCCCCGTTCGGCCAGCAGCCGCGCGAGGGCGATCTGCAGCGCGACCAGCGTGGGCTGGAGGACCGCCGGGTCCTCAAGCCGTGACTCCTCCTGGGATGCGGCCAGTTCGCCGAGGAGCGACCATCCGGTGGCGGGGCGCAGGACGGCGTCCGCCTCCTCGAGCACGGCCCGTGCGGACGGCTCGTGGGCGATGAGGCCCTGCCCCATGCCCGGCCACTGGTTGCCCTGTCCGGAGAAGACGAGGGCGGTGCGGCCCGTGCCGTGGGCGCGCGCTGCGTCGGCCGCCACCGTCGCGTGGCCGGCCCGAGTCGATGTCGTCACTGGTGCGCTCCGGCCCTTCAGTCGCCGTCGATGACGGAAAGGGCCTGCTGCGGGTCCCAGTAGTTCTGGGCCTGGTAGATCTTTCCGTCCTTGAAACGGGTCTTGCCCGTGTACGTGAGGGTGAAGGTCTTTCCGGTGGGCTCGCGGTCGAAGATGTAGCCCTGGTGGGTCACGGTCGTCTTCCAGGCGAGGTGGGCGATGTCGCCCTCCCAGCGCACGATCTCGGCGCTGTAGTGCGGGGCCAGCTTCTCGCGGACCTCGATCAGACCGGCCTTGATGCCCTCCAGGTCGGTCCCGTCGTTCTCCAGGGCGAGCGCGCTCTCGTCGGTGAAATGACGGAACTCAGGGTGCATGAATTCCTCGACGAGTTCGTCCTTGTGCCCGTTGAGGAGTTCGTCGATGTAGCGGTGCAGGACTTTTTCGAGTTCTTCCTGGGTCTGGGTCACGGAATTCCCTTTCGAACGGATGTCTACGTGAAAACGCTACGCATCCGTTCGATTCGAGGGCACCCCTATCCGTCCCCTACCGCTGCCCGCCCCACCCCGACCGCGGCCGGGGTCCGGGCAGCGGAAAAGCAGGCCGCCCACGCGTGGGGGAACGCGTGGGCGGCCTGCTCATGGGGGGGTGGTGAGGGGGCGTCAGGCGACGCTCTGACGGGTGGCCGGCGCCTCGGCGGCGGCCGCCTCCGGGGTGTCGTCGGTCTCGGGGCCGCCCAGCAGCCCGGGCAGCAGGACGGCGGCGGCCACGGCTCCGAGGACCGCCACGCCCGCGCACACCGCCGCCGAGGCCGAGAACGCCTGCGAGAAGGCCGACTTGGCGGCGTCGACGGTCGCCCGGGCCGTCGCGTCGGGCAGCGTCTTCGCCGCCTCCAGCGCCTGGTCGAGGGAGTGCGTGGCGGCCTCCGGCCCGTCCGGTGTGTACGCGGCCGCGTACCGGGCGGCGAGCACGCTGCCGACGACCGCGACGCCGAACGCGGCACCCATCTCCTGCACGGTGTCGTTCATCGACGAGAGCAGACCGGACTTCTCCGGGGGGCCCGCCGTCATGAGGACGTCGTTGACGAGCGGCTGCGAGAGCCCCATGCCCGCGCCGACCAGGGCCATCGCCCCGACCATGGCGCCGTATCCGTACTCCTCGGTGAAGAGGGCGAAGCCCGCGTATCCGGCGGCGAGGACGAGCAGCGAGAGGACGACGGTGTTGCGCACGCCGAGGGCCTTGGCGAGGACCGGGGAGAGCGGGGAGCAGATCATCAGCGCCACCGCGAGGGGCAGGATGGCGGCGCCCGCAGCGAACGGCGAGTAGCCGAGGACCAGTTGGAACTGCTGCGTGAGGACGAACAGGCTGCCGGTGAGGGCGAACATGAGGACGGCCATGGTGCCGCTGGAGCCCAGGAACCTCCGGTTGCGCACCACCGCCAGGTCGATCATCGGGTGCCGCGCCGTCGCCTGCCGCACGAAGAACAGGACCGTCACGACCGCGCCTCCGATCAGCCCGGCGAGGACCTCGGGGGACGACCAGCCGAACCGCGGCTGCTCGATGACGCCGTACACGAGCGCCGAGACGCCCACGATGGAGAGCAGCGTGCTGAGCGGGTCCAGCGGGTGGGACCCCGGGTCGGTGGACTCGGGCACGAGGACGGCCGCGCCGAGCACGGCGGCGGCGACGACGACCACGTTGACGAGGTAGAGCGAGCCCCACCAGAAGTGGTCGAGCAGGGCGCCGCCGATGAGCGGTCCCGTGACGGCGCCGAGGGCCGTCACCGCGCCCCAGACGCCGATCGCCTTGGGGCGCTCCTCCTCGGAGAAGACGTGCACCAGGATGGAGAGCGTTCCGGGCATGAACGCCGAGGCTCCGGCGCCCATGAGCGCCCGGGCCGCGATCAGCTCCCAGGACTCGGTGGAGAAGGCGGCGGCCACCGACGCCGCGCCGAACAGCAGCAGACCGATGATCAGCAGCCGCTTGCGGCCGAACCGGTCGGACAGGCTGCCGGCCAGGAGCAGCAGGCCCGCGAGGACGAGCGAGTACGCGTCCACCATCCACTGGAGTTCACTCGTACCCGCGTCCAGCTCTCTGCCCAGGGTCGGCAGCGCCACGTTGAGTACGGTCGAGTCGATCGACACGACGAACACGGCGACCGCCAGCACGGCCAGAATCGCCCACCTGCGCGGGTGCTCCCTCTTGTCCACCACAACTCCTCGCGCGGCCGTGTGCGCCGCTCTACGACGGAAGGTACGTGTCGAACGTAGGGGCGGCCCCCGACCGGCGACAACGAGGAAAGGGGTGATTAGGGGTCCCCTATCCCGGGTGCGGGGGCGCCGGTTCCGCGGCGGCGGACCGTACCCTCGGGCGCCCGGCGAAGGAGGAGACCACCCCATGGCGCACGATCGGCAGACGGGGCTCGACGACGATCCCGCAGCCCTGGTCATCGAGGAGCTCGGGGGCCTCGTCGGCGCGGCACCCGCCGCACCGACGGGCTTCGCCCCGTCCGTCGTCACCGGCACGTACGTGTGCGATCCGCCGTTCTTCGGCGGCGCCGATGTCGGCCGGCTCGCGGTGAGCGGCGTGGTGAACTCCCTGGCCGCGGCCGGAGCACGGCCGCGGACCGTGGCCCTCGCGCTGACCGTGGAGGCGGGGCTGCCGCGGCAACTGCTGCGCCGGCTCGCCGAGTCGCTGCGCGACACCGTCCATGAGTCCGGGGTCACCGTCGCGGCCGTCCACGGGCGGGTGGTACGGGCCGGGGACGCCGACCGGGTCTACGTCACGGCCACCGGAATCGGGACCGCCGCCCCCTGCCCGCCGGACGGGGCACGTCCGGGCATCCGGCCGGGCGACCGGGTCCTGGTGACGGGCCCCCTCGGGGACCACGAGGCGCATCTGCTGTCGCTGCGCGCGGGCCTGGGTTTCGAACACCATGTGGCCAGTGGCTGCGCGCCGTTGACCGGTCTGCTCGACACCGTCCGCGCGGGCGGGTACGAGGGTGCGGTACGGGCGGCCGCCGAGCTCAACGAGGGCGGACTCGCCTCCGTACTGCGGTCCTTCGGGGCCCGGGGACGCGCCGGCATCCGGATCGACGGGGACGCGCTGCCGGTGCGGGCCGAGACGCGGGTCGCGCTCGAGACCCTCGGCATCGCCCCCTGGGACGCGGCGAGCCCGGGCAGCCTCTGTCTCGTCGTCTCCCCGGAGGCCGCCGCCGGCGTCCTGGCCGCGCTGCGCTCCCACCGGTACGGCAGGTGGGCCGCGCTCGTCGGCCGTGTCACCGCCCCCGCGGAGCGGCTCGCCGGGCCCGTGGAGGTACGGGACGCGGACGGCACGGCGCGCGCCCTGCCGGCGCCGGTGAACGCGCCCGCACGGCGGCTCTTCTAGGCGCCGGAGGCCCATCGGGCGCGTCGGCTCTTCTCGTTGCCGCGGTATCCGCTCTAGTTGCTGCGGTATCCGCGCAGCGACACCGCCGCGATCGCCGTCGCCAGCACGGGGACCACCGCCATCCCCACCAGGATGCCCAGTTCGGCCAGGGACGTCTGCTCGACCGCCCGGCCGCTGTCCGAGGACAGATAGCCGAAGGCCTGCAGGACCAGGGCGAAGAGGAACGGACCCACGGCCAGGCCGACGGCCTCGCCCGTGGAGAACAGCCCGGCGAGCAGGCCTCCGCCGCGCGTGCCGGTGCGCTCCGCCGCGCGGGCGATGCACTCCGGCAGCATGGCGTACAGGAACAGCAGCTGTCCCGCGTGTCCGGTCCCCGCGAGGAGCATCCCGGCGAGCACCACCGGAACCGGCACCGGCAGCACCGGCGCCACGAGGACGAGCACGCATCCCGCCGAGAACAGCATGCAGGAGGCGGTGTAGGCGCGGCGGCCGCCGAGCCGGACGCCGAGCCGCGACCAGACGGGCGTCGAGACGAAGTTCGGCGCGACGAAGCAGGCGACGAGGGCGCCGGTCCATCCCGCGCCGCCGAGGACCTGGCGGGCGAGGTACGGCGCGCCGGCGAGCAGCACTCCGGTGGCGACGGTCTGCACGGTGGCCGCCCGCAGCAGCGCCATGAACGGCGCGTCGCCCCGCGCCACCCGCAGCTGGCGCAGGAGGCTCGGTTCGCTCGCCAGGACCGGTCCCGGCCGGGCGCCGGCGGTGCCGAGGAAGACGCCGAGGGCCCCGGCCGCGATCACCGCCGCGCCGAAGAGCCCCGCCCAGCGGTGGCCCGCCACTCCCCCGCCGCCCGCCTCGACGAGCGCGGGCGCGACGGAGCCGGCGACGAGCGCGGCGATGCCGATCACCGCGACGCGGCCCGCGGCGAGCCGTACCTGGTCCCGGCGGTGCGCGCCGAGTTCGGCCGGCATCGCGGCGTACGGGATCTGGAAGAAGGCGAACGCGGTGGCCGTCAGCAGGAAGCCGCCCTCCGTCAGCCAGGCGCCCGCGGTGCCGTGCGCGAGCCCGGAGAACATCAGCGCGAACGCCGCGGCCATGGCGAGGCCGCCGCACAGGACGTACGGGCGGCGGGCGCCCCAGCGCGATCGCGTCCGGTCGCTGACCCTGCCCACCAGGGGGTTGAGCACGGCCACCCAGGCCTTGGGCAGGAGCACGGCGAGACCGGCGGCGGCCGCCGCGACCCCGAGGGTGTCGGTGAAGTACGGCAGCAGCAGGAGCCCCGGCAGGGTGGTGAAGGTGCCCGAGGCGAGGGCGCCGACGGCGTATCCGGTGCTCACCCGCCGGGGCAGTCCGGCCCCTGCACCCGGGTGGGCGGGGTCCGCCGCGGGCGGGACGCCCGGCCGGGCCGGCGCCTGGGCGCCCTCGACAGCTGCGGTGGTCATCTGGCTCCGCCTTTCCTCGACTCGCGCGGGCCCGCCCGGGGGGCGGGGGAATCTCCCGGGCGGGGCCTGCACCCCACTGTCCGGCGGTGCGGTTGGGTTTCGCTAAAGAGCGCGGCGCCCCGGCCTGCGCGGACCCGGCAGAACCGGTCGTGCAGCTTGCTGCCACCGTGCCGTGCTGGCGGGCGGCTCGGCGCCCGCGCACCCTTGATCGAGAGCGCGTTCGACGCCGTATCGAGGGGGCACCATGACGGACGCCATGACGGCGGGGCACAGGCCCGCGACGTACACCCACGGGAACGAGGCCGCACCGTTCGGCACCACCCGTCATCTGATCCACTGCCCGCTGTCGTGGGACCGCTGTCTGGACGCACCGGGGGTCGGCGAGGAGCACTTCGTGATCGCCGACCACCTCCCCGACGGGCACCCCCTGTTCAACGACGGGCCCGGTTCGTTCCACGACGTCCAGGTCGTCACCGAGTCGGTGCGGGAGATCGGCGAGTTCGTCGGGCACCGCTACTTCGGCGTGCCGCCGGAGCGTCCCGGCCTCTTCCACGCGTACGGCCTCGACCTCACCGACCTCTCCGCCTGGCGCACCGGCCCGGACGGCGGCAGCCGGCTCACCACCCGGCTGCGGGCGACCCCCGTCCACGTCATCAACGGGGTGCCCCGCGGCCTGACGTTCCACGTCGAGGTGAGCATCGACGGCCGCCGCTGCGGCACCGGATCTGCCGGCGTCGTCTTCCTCGCGCCCGCGCTCTACCGCAGCCAGCTCGGGTACGCCCGCCCCGCCGAGGCCGCGCCGCCGGAGGAGGACCGGGCGCCGCACCGGCCCCCGGTGCGTGCCGACGCCGCGTCGGTCGGCCGCTCCGACCCCGGGAACGTGCTCGTGGGCGAGGCCGAACAGCTCTCGGGAGGCCGTCTGTCGGCCCGCATCCTCACCCAGGGGCTCGGCGCGGTCTTCGCCGGGGCGGACGGCCGGCTGCCCGGACTGCACCTCCTGGAGTCGCTGCGCCAGACCGCCCTGCTCGCCGCAGGACGCGCCCACGGGCTCGTGGCGGGGCGCAGCACCCTCGCCGCCTCGCAGGTCCAGTTCCGCGGCTCCGCCGCGACCGGCGCCCCGCTGCGCTGCGTCGCCGTGCCCGGCCCGCTGGAGCGGGACCCGGCGGGCCGGCCGTCGCTGCCCGTCACGCTCACGCTCACCCAGGACCGCAAGGCCGTCGCGGAAGCACGCACGGTCGTGGTCCAGGACCTGTGAGGGACCATCCATGAGATTCCGGATCCTGGGCCCCCTCGAGGTCGTGGGCGACCCGGGCCCGGCCTCCGCGGGAGCGCGTACGCCCGGTCCCCCCAAGGTCCGTGCCGTCCTGGGCACCCTGCTGGCCAGGACCGGGGAGATCGTGCCGGTCGACGGCCTCGTCGACGAGCTGTGGCCGGACGGCCCGCCGCGCACCGCCCTGACCACCCTCCACGTGTACGTGTCCCAGATCCGCAAGGCGCTGTCCGCCGCGGGGCCGCGCGACGGCCGGGAGGTCCTGGAGACCCGGCGGCCCGGCTACGTCCTGCACACGGCGCCCGGCGAACTCGACCTGGCGGTGTTCGAGGGCCTGCGCGAGCAGGGCCGCGACGCGCTCCGGGACGGCGACCACGCCCGCGCCGCCGCCCTGTTGAGGCGGGCCGAGGAGCTCTGGCGCGGCCCGTTCCTGAGCGGCACGCCCCGCGGCCCGCTCCTGGAGGCCACGGCCGCCCGGCTCGAGGAAGCCCGTCTGGAGACCGTCGAGCAGCGCGTCCGGGCCGACCTCCACCTCGGCCGCGCACGGGAACTCGTCACCGAACTGCGGTCCTTGACCGTCGAGCATCCGCTGCGCGAGGAGCTCCACGCCCTGCTGATCACCGCGCTCCACCACGACGGCAGGCTGGCGGAGGCCCTGCACGCCTACGCGCAGGTGCGCCGCCGGCTGGTCGACGAGCTCGGCGCCGAACCGGGCGCCCGGCTGCGCGGGCTCCATCAGGAGCTCCTGAGCACCCAGGACGAGCCGCTTCCGCCCGCCACGGCGACGCTCCGCCCGCTCACGGCCTCCGCCTCGCCGCGGACCGCCGTGCTGCGGGGGCTGCCGGCGCCGGACGAGGGGTGGGTGGGCCGCGAGCACGAACTCGCCCTCGTGGAGCAGGCGTTGACGGAGTCCCGCTCCGGCGGGTGGACCGCCGTGACCGGCCCGCCGGGCTCCGGCAAGACGGCCCTCGCGGTGGCGGCGGCCCGGCGTGCGGCCGACGCGTTCCCCGACGGGGTGCTCTTCCTCGGTCTGCGGCCGGACGGCGGCCCGGCCCTCGACCCTGCCCTCGCCCCTGCGGCCGG
The DNA window shown above is from Streptomyces vietnamensis and carries:
- a CDS encoding acyltransferase domain-containing protein → MTTSTRAGHATVAADAARAHGTGRTALVFSGQGNQWPGMGQGLIAHEPSARAVLEEADAVLRPATGWSLLGELAASQEESRLEDPAVLQPTLVALQIALARLLAERGVVADVFVGHSLGEIAAAAAAGALDLADALRLARLRGELMRRAVGTGRTALLGVDAETAAALIARHGGGADIAAWNAPGSTLVAGEAATVRAMVDELAAQEVFGRLLPGDIAFHSRFLEPLREEFAAAAPGIRPRATTATLVSTVTGEVVEGPALDHAYWADNLRRPVRFVQAVDTLVDLGCRTFVEVGAHPTLSPSLTECCTARGVDPLVLPTLRRGEGEQENVLRTVWELRRTGAARTHGAGKVRFLAAAGTEAPRIALRGRAAQFAAGVTATAMTALETAGGATAPADPERRSVSVDWDTTEDLAPAEASVVAGPVAPGAATVAAYGRTTGSGWTRLLTARHEAPAPADAGPPDLAELTGRCTTPRTVADTAADTAWHAGDEVLVRLRRGIAPGRRSALDVAFRITAAVLGAHAPLSARGIEPYDTEAGPRWVHIARTGDGTATTTVMAEDGGPLLRIARSAWRDRTPGGSPTEEAPSAARQDTEEKVDPSTLAAADPATRVALLTERVRRVAAAALRTTVDRIPAQRPLSKLGMDSVMGLELRRTLEADFGVEIGLVRILRGATAADLAADIADGLAPQPTPGTTHDQREPGHGPGLPDLDDPADIERLLADLDALSPEEVDSLLGRLAGDAAGEI
- a CDS encoding ester cyclase produces the protein MTQTQEELEKVLHRYIDELLNGHKDELVEEFMHPEFRHFTDESALALENDGTDLEGIKAGLIEVREKLAPHYSAEIVRWEGDIAHLAWKTTVTHQGYIFDREPTGKTFTLTYTGKTRFKDGKIYQAQNYWDPQQALSVIDGD
- a CDS encoding MFS transporter yields the protein MDKREHPRRWAILAVLAVAVFVVSIDSTVLNVALPTLGRELDAGTSELQWMVDAYSLVLAGLLLLAGSLSDRFGRKRLLIIGLLLFGAASVAAAFSTESWELIAARALMGAGASAFMPGTLSILVHVFSEEERPKAIGVWGAVTALGAVTGPLIGGALLDHFWWGSLYLVNVVVVAAAVLGAAVLVPESTDPGSHPLDPLSTLLSIVGVSALVYGVIEQPRFGWSSPEVLAGLIGGAVVTVLFFVRQATARHPMIDLAVVRNRRFLGSSGTMAVLMFALTGSLFVLTQQFQLVLGYSPFAAGAAILPLAVALMICSPLSPVLAKALGVRNTVVLSLLVLAAGYAGFALFTEEYGYGAMVGAMALVGAGMGLSQPLVNDVLMTAGPPEKSGLLSSMNDTVQEMGAAFGVAVVGSVLAARYAAAYTPDGPEAATHSLDQALEAAKTLPDATARATVDAAKSAFSQAFSASAAVCAGVAVLGAVAAAVLLPGLLGGPETDDTPEAAAAEAPATRQSVA
- a CDS encoding AIR synthase-related protein → MAHDRQTGLDDDPAALVIEELGGLVGAAPAAPTGFAPSVVTGTYVCDPPFFGGADVGRLAVSGVVNSLAAAGARPRTVALALTVEAGLPRQLLRRLAESLRDTVHESGVTVAAVHGRVVRAGDADRVYVTATGIGTAAPCPPDGARPGIRPGDRVLVTGPLGDHEAHLLSLRAGLGFEHHVASGCAPLTGLLDTVRAGGYEGAVRAAAELNEGGLASVLRSFGARGRAGIRIDGDALPVRAETRVALETLGIAPWDAASPGSLCLVVSPEAAAGVLAALRSHRYGRWAALVGRVTAPAERLAGPVEVRDADGTARALPAPVNAPARRLF
- a CDS encoding MFS transporter — encoded protein: MTTAAVEGAQAPARPGVPPAADPAHPGAGAGLPRRVSTGYAVGALASGTFTTLPGLLLLPYFTDTLGVAAAAAGLAVLLPKAWVAVLNPLVGRVSDRTRSRWGARRPYVLCGGLAMAAAFALMFSGLAHGTAGAWLTEGGFLLTATAFAFFQIPYAAMPAELGAHRRDQVRLAAGRVAVIGIAALVAGSVAPALVEAGGGGVAGHRWAGLFGAAVIAAGALGVFLGTAGARPGPVLASEPSLLRQLRVARGDAPFMALLRAATVQTVATGVLLAGAPYLARQVLGGAGWTGALVACFVAPNFVSTPVWSRLGVRLGGRRAYTASCMLFSAGCVLVLVAPVLPVPVPVVLAGMLLAGTGHAGQLLFLYAMLPECIARAAERTGTRGGGLLAGLFSTGEAVGLAVGPFLFALVLQAFGYLSSDSGRAVEQTSLAELGILVGMAVVPVLATAIAAVSLRGYRSN
- a CDS encoding AfsA-related hotdog domain-containing protein encodes the protein MTDAMTAGHRPATYTHGNEAAPFGTTRHLIHCPLSWDRCLDAPGVGEEHFVIADHLPDGHPLFNDGPGSFHDVQVVTESVREIGEFVGHRYFGVPPERPGLFHAYGLDLTDLSAWRTGPDGGSRLTTRLRATPVHVINGVPRGLTFHVEVSIDGRRCGTGSAGVVFLAPALYRSQLGYARPAEAAPPEEDRAPHRPPVRADAASVGRSDPGNVLVGEAEQLSGGRLSARILTQGLGAVFAGADGRLPGLHLLESLRQTALLAAGRAHGLVAGRSTLAASQVQFRGSAATGAPLRCVAVPGPLERDPAGRPSLPVTLTLTQDRKAVAEARTVVVQDL